Proteins co-encoded in one Paraburkholderia terrae genomic window:
- a CDS encoding beta-ketoacyl-ACP synthase, which translates to MKRVVITGMGGVTALGSRWDEIEAALKAGRNAVRRMPEWDYFESLHTRLAAPLPAFAQPADWPRKKTRSMGAVSMYAVRASELALADAGLANDESIKDGRMGVAYGSSSGSVEPIRAFGTMLETGSMANVTSNSYVQMMPHTTAVNVSLFWDLKGRIVPTSSACASGSQAIGYAYEAIATGKQTLMLAGGAEELSGPAVAVFDTLYATSTRNDEPHLTPRPFDAKRDGLVVGEGAATLVLEEYEHAKARGATIHAEIVGFGCNSDGAHMTQPTAATMARAMQLALEDAKLDANAIAYVNAHGTSTDRGDIAESQATAQTFGERMPISSLKSYVGHTLGACGALEAWWTIEMMKRNWYAPTLNLTEVDSACAPLDYIMGEARSIDADFVMSNNFAFGGINTSLIFRRIR; encoded by the coding sequence ATGAAGCGCGTCGTCATTACGGGCATGGGCGGCGTCACGGCGCTCGGCAGCCGCTGGGACGAAATCGAAGCCGCGTTGAAGGCGGGCCGCAACGCGGTGCGGCGCATGCCGGAGTGGGACTACTTCGAGTCGCTGCATACGCGCCTCGCGGCGCCGCTGCCCGCGTTCGCTCAACCCGCTGACTGGCCGCGCAAGAAGACGCGTTCGATGGGCGCGGTGTCGATGTACGCGGTGCGCGCGAGCGAACTGGCGCTCGCCGACGCGGGCCTCGCGAACGATGAATCGATCAAGGACGGCCGCATGGGCGTCGCGTACGGATCGTCGTCGGGCTCCGTCGAACCGATCCGCGCATTCGGCACGATGCTCGAGACGGGCTCGATGGCCAACGTCACGTCGAACAGCTATGTGCAGATGATGCCGCACACGACGGCTGTCAACGTGAGCCTGTTCTGGGACCTGAAAGGCCGCATCGTGCCGACCTCGTCGGCGTGTGCGTCGGGCAGCCAGGCGATCGGCTACGCGTATGAAGCGATCGCGACGGGCAAGCAGACATTGATGCTCGCGGGCGGCGCGGAAGAGTTGTCGGGGCCCGCTGTCGCCGTGTTCGACACGCTCTATGCGACCAGCACGCGCAACGACGAACCGCATCTGACGCCGCGTCCGTTCGACGCGAAGCGCGACGGTCTCGTGGTCGGCGAGGGCGCGGCCACACTCGTGCTCGAAGAATACGAACATGCGAAGGCGCGTGGCGCGACGATTCATGCGGAGATCGTCGGCTTCGGCTGCAATTCGGACGGCGCGCACATGACGCAGCCGACGGCGGCCACGATGGCGCGCGCGATGCAACTCGCGCTGGAAGACGCGAAGCTCGACGCGAACGCGATTGCGTATGTGAACGCGCACGGCACGTCGACGGATCGCGGCGACATCGCGGAAAGCCAGGCGACGGCGCAGACCTTCGGCGAGCGCATGCCGATTTCCTCGCTGAAGAGCTACGTCGGGCATACGCTCGGCGCATGCGGCGCGCTCGAAGCGTGGTGGACCATCGAGATGATGAAGCGCAACTGGTACGCGCCGACGCTCAATCTCACGGAAGTCGATTCCGCGTGCGCGCCGCTCGATTACATCATGGGCGAAGCGCGCAGCATCGACGCCGACTTTGTGATGAGCAATAACTTCGCGTTTGGCGGCATCAATACGTCGCTGATTTTCAGGCGCATTCGATGA
- a CDS encoding glycosyltransferase family 2 protein, with protein MSDAGFNACIVIPIYNHKDAIGGTIERLAAHRLPIFVVDDGSDEPTQAVLAKLACQHREQMTLLRLPVNGGKGAAVMAGLRAAKRAGYTHALQIDADGQHDANDVPLFLAAARAEPGAVILGRPVYDESVPKSRLYGRYLTHVWVWIETLSLTIRDSMCGFRLYPLDAACALIDSVQLPTRMDFDIEILVRLYWRRLAFRAIPTRVTYAMDGVSHFDVLWDNVRISASHTRLVCGMLLRLPLLLAHKFMPRKSAALHSNGDNAKWWRMAERGSRLGMTLLALSCKLFGMRFTALWLHPIVAYFLMTGRAARSASRTYFTHLEQAAQGERTPRPGWRSAYRQMLAFAQSGLDKLAAWSGRIDSNDVIFDDSSAFDALVASGRGALVIGAHLGNLEMTRALAANGGHAKVTAIVYTEHAKRFNSVLSTANSEFAKRLMQVSDFGPETSMMMQERIDAGELLVIVGDRVPARESGRTTDAQFLGATAPFAQGPYVLAHALGCPVYLFFCLKERDERNRERYRLYFEPFAERIDLPRRERAQHIAAWAQRYASRLEHYCRKAPYQWFNFFDFWARPRKTITGGIPHGDANVGT; from the coding sequence ATGAGCGACGCAGGTTTCAACGCGTGCATCGTCATTCCGATCTACAACCACAAGGACGCGATCGGCGGCACGATCGAGCGTCTTGCCGCGCACCGATTGCCGATCTTCGTCGTCGACGACGGCAGCGATGAACCGACGCAAGCCGTGCTCGCGAAACTGGCTTGCCAGCATCGCGAGCAGATGACGCTGCTGCGCCTGCCCGTCAACGGCGGCAAGGGCGCGGCCGTGATGGCGGGACTGCGCGCGGCGAAGCGAGCGGGCTATACGCACGCCTTGCAGATCGACGCGGACGGCCAGCACGACGCGAACGATGTGCCGCTGTTTCTCGCTGCCGCGCGCGCCGAGCCGGGCGCTGTGATTCTCGGACGGCCCGTCTACGACGAGAGCGTGCCGAAGTCGCGTCTTTATGGCCGCTATTTGACGCATGTGTGGGTATGGATCGAAACGCTGTCGCTGACGATCCGCGATTCGATGTGCGGCTTTCGTCTGTATCCGCTCGACGCCGCGTGCGCGCTGATCGACAGCGTGCAACTGCCGACGCGCATGGACTTCGACATCGAGATTCTCGTGCGGTTGTACTGGCGGCGCCTCGCGTTCCGCGCGATTCCGACGCGTGTCACGTACGCGATGGACGGCGTGTCGCACTTCGACGTGCTGTGGGACAACGTGCGCATCAGCGCGAGTCATACGCGTCTCGTATGCGGGATGCTGTTGCGTCTGCCGCTGTTGCTCGCGCACAAGTTCATGCCGCGCAAGTCCGCCGCTTTGCATTCAAATGGCGACAACGCGAAATGGTGGCGCATGGCCGAGCGCGGCAGCCGCCTCGGCATGACGCTGCTCGCGCTCAGTTGCAAGCTGTTCGGCATGCGCTTCACCGCGCTGTGGCTGCACCCCATCGTCGCGTACTTTCTGATGACGGGCCGCGCTGCGCGCTCTGCTTCGCGCACGTACTTCACACATCTTGAACAGGCTGCGCAAGGCGAGCGCACGCCGCGCCCCGGCTGGCGCTCCGCATATCGGCAAATGCTCGCGTTCGCGCAATCGGGTCTCGACAAGCTCGCCGCCTGGTCGGGCCGCATCGATTCGAACGACGTGATCTTCGACGATTCGTCCGCGTTCGACGCGCTCGTCGCGAGCGGGCGCGGCGCGCTCGTGATCGGCGCGCATCTGGGCAACCTCGAAATGACGCGCGCGCTTGCCGCGAACGGCGGCCACGCGAAGGTCACGGCCATCGTCTACACCGAACACGCGAAGCGCTTCAACAGCGTGCTGTCGACGGCGAACAGCGAGTTCGCGAAGCGGCTCATGCAAGTCAGCGACTTCGGACCCGAGACGTCGATGATGATGCAGGAGCGTATCGACGCGGGCGAGCTGCTGGTGATCGTCGGCGACCGCGTGCCCGCGCGCGAATCGGGCCGCACGACCGATGCGCAATTTCTCGGCGCGACCGCGCCGTTCGCGCAAGGGCCGTATGTGCTTGCGCATGCGCTCGGCTGCCCGGTGTATCTGTTCTTCTGCCTCAAAGAGCGCGACGAGCGCAACCGCGAGCGCTATCGGCTGTACTTCGAGCCGTTCGCCGAGCGCATTGACCTGCCGCGCCGCGAACGCGCGCAGCATATCGCCGCCTGGGCGCAGCGCTATGCGTCGCGCCTCGAGCACTATTGCCGCAAGGCACCTTATCAATGGTTCAATTTCTTCGATTTCTGGGCGCGTCCCCGAAAGACGATAACGGGTGGCATCCCACACGGAGACGCGAATGTCGGAACATGA
- a CDS encoding HAL/PAL/TAL family ammonia-lyase — MSEHDLIDDAHARAAHTATPRAVVIGGRKLSIEEVVAIAKGRASVALSGDPAWRSRIQRGADFLRRHLAAGETVYGVNTGYGDACVVDVPMELVEALPLQLTRYHGCGMGAYLDDAQALAVIAARLNSLAYGFSGVRPVLLERLADLINHRVLPRIPSEGSVGASGDLTPLSYVAAALVGERDVMFDGTLRDAAGVWAQLGHAPLTLAPKEGLALMNGTAVMTGLACLAFARAGHLARLASRLTALSTVALDGRAAHFDAMIFEAKPHAGQAEAAAWIRADLAGRDDTPGHRLQDRYSIRCAPHVIGVAVDALSWIRRDVENELNSANDNPLIDPDGERVLHGGNFYGGHIAFAMDALKTAVANLADLMDRQLALIVDDKFNNGLPRNLTGASPARAPINHGFKAVQISSSAWTAEALKHTMPASVFSRSTEAHNQDKVSMGTIAARDCLRVLELTEQVAAAHTLATVQALKLRVRINDATNVPAPLRAFAQEVAAMSPFVDEDRALESDLRALTARIADCALVEGGAHHE; from the coding sequence ATGTCGGAACATGATCTGATCGACGATGCGCACGCACGTGCCGCGCACACGGCAACGCCGCGTGCGGTGGTGATCGGCGGACGCAAGCTGTCGATCGAAGAGGTCGTCGCGATTGCGAAGGGACGCGCGAGTGTCGCGCTGAGCGGTGATCCCGCGTGGCGTTCGCGCATCCAGCGCGGCGCGGATTTTCTGCGCCGTCATCTCGCCGCGGGCGAAACGGTGTACGGCGTGAACACGGGCTATGGCGACGCATGCGTCGTCGATGTGCCGATGGAACTCGTCGAAGCGTTGCCATTGCAACTGACGCGCTATCACGGCTGCGGCATGGGCGCTTATCTCGACGATGCGCAAGCGCTCGCCGTGATCGCCGCGCGTCTGAACTCGCTCGCGTACGGCTTTTCCGGCGTGCGCCCCGTGCTGCTCGAACGGCTCGCCGATCTGATCAATCATCGTGTGCTGCCGCGCATTCCGTCGGAAGGCTCGGTCGGCGCGAGCGGCGATCTGACGCCGCTGTCGTACGTGGCGGCGGCGCTCGTCGGCGAACGCGACGTGATGTTTGATGGCACGCTGCGCGATGCCGCCGGCGTGTGGGCGCAACTCGGTCATGCGCCGCTGACGCTCGCGCCGAAGGAAGGTCTCGCGCTGATGAACGGCACGGCCGTGATGACGGGCCTCGCGTGTCTCGCGTTTGCGCGTGCCGGACATCTCGCGCGTTTGGCCTCGCGTTTGACGGCGCTGTCGACGGTTGCGCTCGATGGCCGCGCCGCGCACTTCGACGCGATGATCTTCGAAGCAAAACCGCACGCAGGCCAGGCCGAAGCCGCCGCGTGGATTCGCGCGGACCTCGCGGGCCGCGACGATACGCCGGGTCATCGCTTGCAGGATCGGTATTCGATCCGCTGCGCGCCGCATGTGATCGGCGTCGCCGTCGATGCGTTGTCATGGATTCGGCGCGACGTCGAGAACGAACTGAACAGCGCGAACGACAATCCGCTGATCGACCCGGACGGCGAGCGCGTGCTGCACGGCGGCAACTTCTACGGCGGCCATATCGCGTTCGCGATGGACGCGTTGAAGACGGCCGTCGCCAATCTCGCGGACCTGATGGACCGGCAACTTGCGCTGATCGTCGACGACAAGTTCAACAACGGCTTACCGCGCAACCTGACGGGTGCGAGCCCGGCGCGCGCGCCGATCAATCACGGTTTCAAGGCGGTGCAGATTTCTTCGTCGGCGTGGACGGCGGAAGCGCTGAAGCACACGATGCCCGCGAGCGTGTTCTCGCGTTCGACGGAAGCGCACAACCAGGACAAGGTCAGCATGGGCACGATCGCCGCGCGCGATTGCCTGCGCGTGCTCGAACTGACGGAGCAGGTCGCCGCCGCGCATACGCTCGCCACCGTGCAGGCGCTGAAGTTGCGCGTGCGCATCAACGATGCGACGAACGTGCCCGCGCCGCTGCGCGCCTTCGCGCAAGAGGTGGCCGCGATGTCGCCGTTCGTCGACGAAGACCGCGCGCTCGAAAGCGATCTGCGCGCGTTGACGGCGCGCATTGCCGATTGCGCGCTGGTTGAAGGAGGCGCGCATCATGAATGA
- a CDS encoding LolA family protein translates to MVTLTLRAALVAALLAVASVSSYAATQQTQSQAQNGNPALVSQVASRLAQAKGVRAQFTQTQTLSAMKQPLVSTGTLVFFRERGVIWRVDTPYKAIYVITDSGVSEVDANGKRVNTKSAQGVRGVAQVSKMMRAMLGGDLSALYSQFDVDAQGTPSQWKLELKPNQPQLAQSIKGLQMTGGEFLQTLRITLANGDVTQIEFAKSEAINDLAPGERTLLGAQ, encoded by the coding sequence ATGGTCACGCTGACATTACGAGCCGCGTTGGTCGCTGCGTTGCTTGCTGTGGCGAGCGTGAGTTCATACGCGGCGACACAGCAGACGCAGTCTCAAGCGCAAAACGGCAACCCCGCGCTCGTCTCGCAGGTCGCGTCACGTCTTGCGCAGGCGAAGGGCGTGCGCGCGCAGTTCACGCAGACACAGACGCTGTCCGCGATGAAGCAGCCTTTGGTGAGCACGGGCACGCTGGTGTTTTTCCGCGAGCGCGGCGTGATCTGGCGTGTCGATACGCCGTACAAGGCGATCTATGTCATCACCGACTCGGGCGTCAGCGAAGTCGATGCGAACGGCAAGCGCGTCAATACGAAAAGCGCGCAGGGCGTGCGCGGTGTCGCGCAGGTCTCGAAGATGATGCGCGCGATGCTCGGCGGCGATCTGTCCGCGCTGTATTCGCAGTTCGATGTCGACGCGCAAGGCACGCCGTCGCAATGGAAACTCGAACTGAAGCCGAATCAGCCGCAGCTCGCGCAGTCGATCAAGGGCTTGCAGATGACGGGCGGCGAGTTCCTGCAGACGCTGCGTATCACGCTGGCGAACGGCGACGTCACGCAGATCGAGTTCGCGAAGAGCGAAGCGATCAACGATCTCGCACCCGGCGAGCGCACGCTGCTTGGAGCACAATGA
- a CDS encoding acyl-CoA thioesterase, with translation MNERHQGKTLKASAIVEVPFHDVDAMNVCWHGHYLKYFEIGRAALLRAFDYDYREMQASGYLWPIVEAHLKYVRPATYGQRIDVRTELLELENRLKIGYEIVDCATGTRLTKGYTIQVAIDAATQETQFVSPPVVFEKLERAWSR, from the coding sequence ATGAATGAGCGCCACCAGGGCAAGACGTTGAAGGCGAGTGCCATCGTCGAAGTGCCGTTTCACGATGTCGACGCGATGAACGTCTGCTGGCATGGCCATTACCTGAAGTACTTCGAGATCGGCCGCGCCGCGTTGTTGCGTGCATTCGACTACGACTACCGCGAGATGCAGGCGTCGGGCTACCTGTGGCCGATCGTCGAGGCGCATCTGAAGTACGTGCGGCCCGCGACCTACGGCCAGCGGATCGATGTGCGCACGGAGCTGCTCGAACTCGAAAACCGCCTGAAAATAGGTTACGAAATCGTCGATTGCGCGACGGGCACGCGGCTGACAAAGGGCTACACGATCCAGGTCGCGATCGATGCCGCTACGCAGGAAACGCAATTCGTGTCGCCGCCTGTCGTGTTCGAAAAGCTGGAGCGCGCATGGTCACGCTGA
- a CDS encoding MMPL family transporter — protein MLMARQWTKTQLWGIRAAWLVLALVASLYCVFRFIGPSPLETNLLALLPATEADPVAEKAVDTLANALGDRTVFLVTSKDDARAKAAAKQFGAALQKSGAFASVTAELPPFDMSQIGGLYMPYRFGLLTRDDRDAVANNTASLHDALMQRIYNPVRGPLATQLADDPFGWLEHFLSALPLATSNLDLEDNMLVAHRGDLTSVLVVTTLPGSAYESQTQRAVLAAAAQAEASLKSGYPDASVARTGAVFYAESARSASEREVHLIGVASACGIALLMLWVFRSPRLLLFGFVSTALGIVCALAVTMLVFGKLHLLTLVFGASLIGEAVDYSIQYFVVYLGAQRGWNARQGARSVRPALTVALATSLLGYAILAWVPFPALKQIACFAIAGICTAFASVLWLLPVLLVKGPKHAQRRLFMRAATLLERWHAAIGGRRAWIVAGVLVLLAIPGWLRLTSDDDIHLLIQRDPALVAQEDQVRNAIGVDNTAQFFVVRGPSAETVLQRAEALGVKLDALSGAQAVNGWQSVTQFVPSAQRQADTHNVLAQHVFNDPSALRSMLLQAGFRDEIADAWLASYAKSNAAPLTVERWLAAPWSQPYRHLWLGAVDARGEHGYAAIVIPQRVTPQNVAALIGAAHSVDGVVFVDKAASVSKLFGAYRIDSGIWLAGALLLVLILLMVRYTPRGGIATTLPVLLAIGVTLAAFGYARVPLNLFNCLALMLVLGVGANYAVFLREGCLRDHADLGAVWTGVLLSAATTLLSFGMLALSAMPALKSFGATLALGILVSVLLAPIGMPPGRRRVA, from the coding sequence ATGCTGATGGCGCGACAGTGGACCAAGACGCAGTTGTGGGGCATCCGGGCCGCATGGCTCGTGCTCGCGCTCGTCGCGTCGCTGTACTGCGTCTTTCGTTTCATTGGGCCGTCGCCGCTGGAGACGAATCTGCTCGCGCTGCTGCCCGCGACGGAAGCCGATCCCGTCGCTGAAAAAGCCGTCGATACGCTGGCCAACGCGCTCGGCGACCGCACGGTGTTTCTGGTGACGAGCAAGGACGACGCACGCGCGAAAGCGGCGGCGAAACAATTCGGCGCGGCGTTGCAGAAAAGCGGCGCGTTCGCGTCGGTGACGGCGGAGTTGCCGCCGTTCGACATGTCGCAGATCGGCGGGTTGTATATGCCGTATCGCTTCGGCCTGTTGACGCGCGACGACCGCGACGCCGTTGCAAACAACACGGCATCGCTGCACGACGCGCTGATGCAGCGCATCTACAACCCGGTGCGCGGCCCACTAGCCACGCAACTCGCCGACGACCCGTTCGGCTGGCTCGAACACTTCCTGAGCGCCTTGCCGCTCGCCACCTCGAATCTCGATCTCGAAGACAACATGCTCGTCGCGCATCGCGGGGACCTGACGAGCGTGCTCGTGGTCACGACGCTGCCCGGTTCCGCGTACGAATCGCAGACGCAGCGCGCTGTATTGGCGGCGGCTGCACAGGCGGAAGCGTCGCTGAAATCGGGCTATCCCGATGCGAGCGTCGCGCGCACGGGCGCCGTGTTCTATGCGGAATCGGCGCGCAGCGCGTCGGAGCGCGAAGTGCATCTGATCGGCGTCGCGTCCGCGTGCGGCATCGCGCTGCTGATGCTGTGGGTGTTCCGTTCGCCGCGTCTGTTGCTGTTCGGCTTCGTGTCGACGGCGCTCGGCATCGTTTGCGCGCTCGCCGTCACGATGCTGGTGTTCGGCAAGCTGCATCTGTTGACGCTCGTGTTCGGCGCGAGCCTGATCGGCGAGGCCGTCGATTATTCGATTCAATATTTCGTCGTCTACCTTGGTGCGCAGCGTGGCTGGAACGCACGGCAGGGCGCGCGCTCGGTGCGGCCTGCGCTGACGGTTGCGCTCGCGACGAGCCTGCTCGGCTACGCAATCCTCGCGTGGGTGCCGTTCCCGGCGCTCAAGCAGATTGCGTGCTTTGCGATCGCCGGGATCTGCACGGCGTTCGCGTCCGTGCTGTGGCTGCTGCCCGTGCTGCTCGTCAAGGGGCCGAAGCATGCCCAGCGGCGTCTCTTCATGCGCGCCGCGACGCTGCTCGAACGCTGGCACGCGGCTATCGGCGGGCGGCGCGCGTGGATCGTCGCGGGCGTGCTCGTGCTGCTCGCGATTCCCGGCTGGCTGCGCCTCACCAGCGACGACGATATCCATCTGCTGATCCAGCGCGATCCCGCGCTCGTCGCGCAGGAAGATCAGGTGCGCAATGCGATCGGCGTCGATAACACCGCGCAGTTCTTCGTCGTGCGTGGGCCGTCGGCGGAAACCGTGTTGCAGCGCGCGGAAGCGCTGGGCGTGAAGCTCGATGCGTTGAGCGGCGCGCAAGCGGTCAATGGCTGGCAATCGGTGACGCAGTTCGTGCCGTCGGCGCAACGCCAGGCCGATACGCACAACGTGCTCGCGCAACACGTGTTCAACGATCCCTCCGCGCTTCGTTCGATGCTGCTGCAAGCGGGCTTTCGCGACGAAATCGCCGATGCATGGCTCGCTTCCTACGCGAAGTCGAACGCTGCGCCTTTGACGGTCGAGCGCTGGCTCGCCGCGCCCTGGTCGCAACCTTATCGTCATCTATGGCTGGGCGCTGTGGACGCGCGCGGTGAGCACGGCTACGCAGCGATTGTGATTCCACAACGCGTGACGCCGCAAAACGTCGCCGCGTTGATCGGCGCCGCGCATTCCGTCGATGGCGTCGTATTCGTCGACAAGGCCGCGAGCGTGTCGAAGCTGTTCGGCGCCTATCGCATAGACAGCGGCATCTGGCTTGCGGGCGCGCTGCTGCTCGTGCTGATTCTGCTGATGGTGCGCTATACGCCGCGCGGCGGCATCGCGACGACGCTGCCCGTGCTGCTCGCCATCGGCGTGACGCTCGCCGCCTTCGGCTACGCGCGCGTGCCGCTCAATCTGTTCAACTGCCTCGCGCTGATGCTCGTGCTCGGCGTCGGCGCAAACTATGCGGTATTCCTGCGCGAAGGCTGTCTGCGTGACCACGCCGATCTCGGCGCGGTGTGGACGGGCGTGCTGCTGTCGGCGGCGACCACCTTGCTGTCATTCGGCATGCTGGCTTTAAGCGCGATGCCCGCATTGAAGAGTTTTGGCGCCACGCTGGCGCTCGGCATACTCGTGTCGGTGCTGCTTGCGCCGATCGGCATGCCGCCTGGAAGAAGGAGAGTCGCATGA
- a CDS encoding hotdog family protein, whose translation MTATPETSEAFPPIDTILPHRGTMLLVDGVSAFGDEALTAHATVRGDAWYADENGAMPAWIGIELMAQGVAAHVALLAMRAGGRARPGVLLGTRSYKAHVSAFACDARLTISVQEVLRSDAGHSAYECTIDHDGVRCADAVIKVFQPGDFQTFIEGSISS comes from the coding sequence ATGACGGCCACACCTGAGACCAGCGAAGCTTTTCCGCCCATCGACACGATCCTGCCGCATCGTGGCACGATGCTGCTCGTCGATGGTGTGAGCGCATTCGGCGACGAAGCACTGACCGCGCATGCGACCGTTCGCGGCGACGCATGGTACGCGGACGAAAACGGCGCGATGCCCGCGTGGATCGGCATCGAACTGATGGCGCAGGGCGTGGCCGCACATGTCGCGCTGCTCGCGATGCGTGCGGGTGGCCGTGCGCGTCCCGGCGTGCTGCTCGGCACGCGCAGCTACAAGGCGCACGTGAGCGCGTTTGCGTGTGACGCGCGGCTGACGATCAGCGTGCAGGAAGTGCTGCGCAGCGACGCAGGCCACAGCGCCTACGAATGCACGATTGACCACGACGGAGTGCGTTGCGCGGATGCCGTCATCAAGGTCTTTCAACCGGGCGATTTTCAGACGTTCATCGAAGGGAGTATCAGTTCATGA
- a CDS encoding beta-ketoacyl-[acyl-carrier-protein] synthase family protein, with protein MTLPPVYLHALGMVNALGGDVASIVPALEAAQSPGMGLMHTGIGDAYVGRVSTPLDIALPATLKRFDCRNNRMLLAALEQIRPEIEAARERYGSHRIGVVLGTSTSGIDAAEVAFVHQAQAGELPDDFNYRQMEIGTAAPFAAAALNVQGPAFTISTACTSSAKAFVSARRLLQLGVCDAMVVGGVDSLCELTVQGFASLESTSVTRTNPMSRNRSGINVGEGASVFLMTRDEDEVRLAGAGESSDAHHVSAPDPQGIGGELALRAALKDAGIEASAIAYVNLHATATRKNDDMEAHLMSRVFAHGVPVSGTKPLTGHQLGAAGATELGFAWLTLARGDVAMPRHRWDGEADPALPELDLVQDERRIPRDGAQYVMSNSFAFGGSNVSLILAR; from the coding sequence ATGACGCTGCCACCTGTTTATCTGCATGCGCTCGGCATGGTCAACGCGCTCGGCGGCGACGTCGCTTCGATCGTGCCCGCGCTCGAAGCCGCGCAATCGCCCGGCATGGGATTGATGCACACGGGCATCGGCGATGCGTACGTCGGCCGCGTGTCGACGCCGCTCGACATCGCGTTGCCCGCGACGCTCAAGCGCTTCGATTGCCGCAACAACCGCATGTTGCTCGCGGCGCTCGAACAGATTCGCCCCGAGATCGAGGCGGCGCGCGAGCGCTACGGCTCGCACCGGATCGGCGTCGTGCTCGGCACGAGCACATCGGGCATCGACGCGGCTGAGGTCGCCTTCGTCCACCAGGCGCAAGCGGGTGAGTTGCCCGACGACTTCAACTACCGGCAGATGGAGATCGGCACCGCCGCGCCGTTCGCGGCCGCCGCGCTGAATGTGCAGGGGCCCGCGTTCACGATTTCGACGGCTTGCACGTCGAGCGCTAAAGCATTCGTGTCGGCGCGCCGTTTACTGCAACTGGGCGTGTGCGACGCGATGGTCGTTGGCGGTGTCGATTCGCTGTGCGAGCTGACGGTGCAGGGCTTTGCGTCGCTTGAATCGACGAGCGTGACGCGCACCAATCCGATGAGCCGCAACCGCAGCGGCATCAACGTCGGCGAGGGCGCCAGCGTGTTCCTGATGACGCGCGACGAAGACGAAGTGCGCCTCGCGGGCGCGGGTGAATCGAGCGACGCGCATCATGTGTCGGCGCCGGACCCGCAGGGTATCGGCGGCGAGCTTGCGTTGCGCGCGGCGCTGAAGGACGCGGGCATCGAGGCGTCGGCGATCGCATATGTGAATCTGCACGCGACGGCTACGCGCAAGAACGACGACATGGAGGCGCATCTGATGTCGCGCGTGTTCGCGCACGGCGTGCCCGTGAGCGGCACGAAGCCGCTCACGGGGCACCAGCTCGGCGCGGCGGGCGCGACGGAACTGGGCTTCGCGTGGCTCACGCTCGCGCGCGGTGACGTGGCGATGCCGCGCCATCGATGGGATGGCGAAGCGGACCCGGCGTTGCCCGAACTCGATCTCGTGCAGGACGAGCGGCGCATTCCGCGCGACGGCGCGCAATACGTGATGAGCAATTCGTTCGCGTTCGGCGGCAGCAACGTCAGCCTGATACTGGCGCGCTGA
- a CDS encoding 3-ketoacyl-ACP reductase FabG2 — protein sequence MSRRVLVTGASRGIGRAIAYQLAADGFAVSVHCRTGRTEAEAVTAGIAAQGGSARVLQFDVRERAVCREVLEADVAAHGPYYGIVCSAGVTRDAAFPALTDEDWDVVIETGLDAFYNVVHPLTMPMVRAKKGGRIVTIASVSGVIGNRGQVNYSAAKAGLIGASKALAVELASRSITVNCVAPGLIETGMLDDMPLEHALKTVPMNRVGQPAEVAAVVSFLMSDAASYVTRQVIGVNGGMI from the coding sequence ATGAGCCGGCGAGTTCTGGTTACGGGCGCCAGCCGCGGCATTGGCCGCGCGATTGCATATCAACTGGCAGCGGACGGCTTCGCGGTGTCCGTGCATTGCCGCACGGGCCGCACGGAAGCCGAGGCCGTCACGGCGGGCATCGCGGCGCAAGGCGGCTCGGCGCGCGTGCTGCAGTTCGACGTGCGCGAGCGCGCCGTCTGCCGCGAAGTGCTCGAAGCGGATGTCGCTGCGCACGGCCCGTACTACGGCATCGTGTGCAGCGCGGGCGTGACGCGCGACGCGGCCTTTCCCGCGCTCACCGACGAAGACTGGGACGTCGTGATCGAAACGGGTCTCGACGCGTTCTATAACGTGGTGCATCCGCTGACGATGCCAATGGTCCGCGCGAAGAAGGGCGGCCGCATCGTGACGATCGCGTCGGTGTCGGGCGTGATCGGCAACCGTGGGCAGGTCAACTACAGCGCGGCAAAAGCGGGGCTGATCGGCGCGTCGAAGGCACTCGCCGTCGAACTCGCGTCGCGCAGCATCACGGTCAACTGCGTGGCGCCGGGGCTGATCGAAACGGGCATGCTCGATGACATGCCGCTCGAACACGCGCTGAAGACCGTGCCGATGAACCGTGTCGGTCAACCGGCAGAAGTCGCGGCGGTGGTCAGCTTCCTGATGTCGGATGCGGCCTCGTACGTGACGCGCCAGGTGATCGGCGTCAATGGCGGGATGATCTGA